A section of the Hevea brasiliensis isolate MT/VB/25A 57/8 chromosome 17, ASM3005281v1, whole genome shotgun sequence genome encodes:
- the LOC110648098 gene encoding protein EXORDIUM-like 3 codes for MTLPPLISLLPVLTVFSLLCAVSPVLGWRPWPHLRPNSSDLLYAGSKKFEGSSEFVRLRYHMGPVLTANIAVHTIWYGTWQKSQKKIIREFISSISTVRSTHPSVAGWWKTVQLYTDQTGANISRNVRLGEEKNDRFYSHGKSLTRLSIQSVIKSAVTARSKPLPINPKSGLYLLLTSDDVYVQDFCGQVCGFHYFTFPAIVGYTLPYAWVGNSAKLCPGVCAYPFAVPDYIPGLKPRKSPNGDVGVDGMISVIGHEIAELATNPLVNAWYAGQDPTSPVEIADLCEGIYGTGGGGSYTGQLLEGHDGATYNMNGIRRRYLVQWLWNHVVSYCTGPNALDQ; via the coding sequence ATGACCCTGCCACCTCTCATTTCGCTGCTGCCTGTCCTTACTGTATTTTCCCTTCTCTGCGCCGTCTCTCCCGTTTTGGGGTGGCGCCCATGGCCCCACCTCCGACCCAACTCATCTGATCTCCTATATGCTGGGTCTAAGAAATTCGAGGGCTCGTCTGAGTTCGTTCGCTTGCGCTACCACATGGGACCGGTCCTCACTGCTAACATCGCCGTACACACAATCTGGTACGGCACGTGGCAGAAGTCTCAGAAGAAGATCATCCGCGAGTTCATTAGCTCCATCTCAACCGTTCGTTCCACCCACCCTTCGGTCGCCGGATGGTGGAAGACCGTACAACTTTACACCGATCAAACCGGCGCGAACATCTCCCGCAATGTTCGCTTAGGGGAGGAGAAAAACGATCGATTTTACTCCCACGGGAAATCGCTGACGAGGTTATCGATACAATCTGTGATAAAAAGTGCGGTCACAGCTAGATCAAAGCCGTTACCGATAAATCCTAAAAGTGGGTTATATCTGTTGCTCACGTCCGATGACGTGTACGTTCAGGATTTCTGCGGGCAGGTTTGCGGATTCCACTATTTCACATTCCCGGCGATTGTGGGTTATACGCTCCCGTACGCGTGGGTGGGCAATAGTGCGAAGCTATGCCCAGGAGTGTGTGCCTACCCGTTCGCCGTACCAGATTATATCCCAGGGCTGAAGCCGAGAAAGTCACCAAACGGCGACGTAGGAGTGGATGGGATGATCAGCGTGATCGGTCACGAGATTGCTGAGCTGGCAACGAACCCGTTGGTGAACGCTTGGTACGCCGGGCAGGACCCAACTTCGCCGGTGGAGATAGCGGATTTGTGCGAGGGTATATATGGAACGGGAGGAGGTGGGTCCTACACAGGGCAGCTATTGGAGGGACATGATGGTGCCACGTATAATATGAATGGAATCAGACGCAGGTACTTGGTTCAGTGGTTATGGAATCATGTGGTCAGTTACTGCACTGGCCCTAATGCACTGGATCAGTAA
- the LOC110648096 gene encoding protein LPA2 isoform X2 codes for MALQINLPYSLTKKSYNHHLVRAPLLLSRTGPRFRIQSQKPTTNTEPTNHSATPKKSAPPGLGFGSPSPVAPAKSSPTKAGPSAVSKKKKQRGKRERASIIRRLPVEKPTFVSQEDQDKAKEQGKNESAFLLAWLGLGGIILVEGIVLAASGLGDDGLVNATNQQVWQ; via the exons ATGGCGCTTCAAATCAACTTACCTTATTCTCTCACCAAAAAATCCTATAATCATCATCTTGTCCGCGCACCTCTCCTTCTATCTCGAACCGGACCCAGATTCAGAATCCAATCCCAAAAACCCACCACCAACACCGAACCTACTAACCATTCAGCCACACCTAAGAAATCCGCTCCGCCTGGGCTAGGGTTTGGGTCACCATCTCCTGTGGCTCCAGCCAAGTCAAGTCCAACTAAGGCAGGTCCCAGTGCTGTGAGTAAGAAGAAGAAACAGAGGGGTAAAAGAGAGAGGGCCTCCATAATTAGGCGGTTACCGGTTGAGAAGCCAACATTTGTAAGCCAGGAGGACCAGGATAAAGCTAAGGAACAGGGTAAGAATGAGAgtgcctttcttcttgcttggctgGGCCTTGGTGGGATCATTCTTGTCGAGGGCATTGTGCTTGCTGCATCAG GGCTGGGTGACGATGGATTGGTTAATGCCACAAATCAGCAAGTTTGGCAGTAG
- the LOC110648096 gene encoding protein LPA2 isoform X1 translates to MALQINLPYSLTKKSYNHHLVRAPLLLSRTGPRFRIQSQKPTTNTEPTNHSATPKKSAPPGLGFGSPSPVAPAKSSPTKAGPSAVSKKKKQRGKRERASIIRRLPVEKPTFVSQEDQDKAKEQGKNESAFLLAWLGLGGIILVEGIVLAASGFLPDKWDKFFVKYLYPSFTPTVFLFVAGTVAYGVLKYLQNEKLKDQK, encoded by the exons ATGGCGCTTCAAATCAACTTACCTTATTCTCTCACCAAAAAATCCTATAATCATCATCTTGTCCGCGCACCTCTCCTTCTATCTCGAACCGGACCCAGATTCAGAATCCAATCCCAAAAACCCACCACCAACACCGAACCTACTAACCATTCAGCCACACCTAAGAAATCCGCTCCGCCTGGGCTAGGGTTTGGGTCACCATCTCCTGTGGCTCCAGCCAAGTCAAGTCCAACTAAGGCAGGTCCCAGTGCTGTGAGTAAGAAGAAGAAACAGAGGGGTAAAAGAGAGAGGGCCTCCATAATTAGGCGGTTACCGGTTGAGAAGCCAACATTTGTAAGCCAGGAGGACCAGGATAAAGCTAAGGAACAGGGTAAGAATGAGAgtgcctttcttcttgcttggctgGGCCTTGGTGGGATCATTCTTGTCGAGGGCATTGTGCTTGCTGCATCAG GCTTCCTACCTGACAAATGggataaattttttgtgaagtatCTGTACCCATCTTTCACCCCTACAGTCTTCTTGTTTGTTGCTGGAACTGTTGCATATGGAGTGTTGAAGTACCTGCAGAATGAGAAACTTAAAGACCAAAAATAA
- the LOC110648094 gene encoding uncharacterized protein LOC110648094: protein MALLFFPRSLSIAYAQNVASVPRRKRCSCSFSARAPLTTTNGRCSGGSVIIWFKQDLRVDDHPGLVEASKYPSLVPLYVFDHRILSCYSDEMLELVLFALEDLRKSLKDQGSNLMIRFGNAENVIRDLVQEVKATDIFAEEEVEYHLHKTVVIVEETLVRSPLLDGNPKMMLWRTPFYDIKNLKDLPASYFDFKRLQLPITSPLLLPTLPGVAMELEWGSLPTLDELKKFMNENPLKLKESWTLIKGMSAETVLQKKLSKLRETDLNNLNFKQSQRKRLDKSVFVTRKQNFVGGGTKSILKALAAYLRYLEGTAQDDWQEVHEKLRDAESRDGASFFTLFGPALCLGIISRRRVHYEAIRYEKERNAGFLSPFGYSTITVAAAADAVCSMEWYWLMALKGQINVGGTYPIRIWRWNGYLIQYTIVGHEGPAVLLVHGFGAFLEHYRDNINVISQGGNRVWAITILGFGKSEKPNVVYTELLWAELLRDFIIEVVGEPVHLVGNSIGGYFASIVACCWPALVKSAVLINSAGDVIPGYGYLQFTKERQTSVIARLGAQLLLLYLRWNMRTIMKDYYPTKTERVDDWLINEMLRASFDPGVPVVLESIFSLNLSLALNYLLEGFKEKVLIIQGMRDPLSDSKSKVSLLKEHCCGVAIRELDVGHCPQDEKPEEVNPIICHWVLVAESESLAGSFS, encoded by the exons ATGGCTCTCCTCTTCTTCCCGCGCTCTCTCTCAATCGCCTACGCGCAAAACGTCGCCTCTGTTCCCCGGAGGAAAAGGTGCAGTTGCTCTTTCTCTGCACGAGCACCTTTGACTACAACCAACGGACGTTGCAGTGGTGGCTCCGTGATTATCTGGTTCAAGCAGGATCTTCGTGTCGATGATCATCCTGGCCTTGTAGAAGCTTCTAAATATCCATCCTTAGTTCCTCTTTACGTTTTCGATCACCGGATTCTTTCTT GTTATTCTGATGAAATGCTAGAACTTGTTCTTTTTGCACTGGAGGATTTAAGGAAGTCCCTAAAGGACCAGGGATCTAATTTGATGATCAGGTTTGGGAATGCAGAGAATGTCATAAGAGATCTTGTACAGGAG GTGAAGGCTACGGATATATTTGCTGAAGAGGAGGTAGAGTACCACTTGCACAAGACAGTGGTAATTGTGGAAGAAACCTTAGTAAGGTCACCTCTTTTAGATGGGAATCCAAAGATGATGCTATGGCGGActccattttatgatattaag AATCTAAAGGACTTGCCTGCATCATATTTTGACTTCAAAAGACTTCAATTGCCCATAACTTCACCTCTTCTGCTCCCAACCTTACCTGGTGTAGCAATGGAATTGGAATGGG GCTCTCTGCCCACATTGGATGAGTTGAAGAAATTTATGAATGAAAATCCTTTGAAATTGAAAGAAAGCTGGACTTTGATCAAGGGGATGTCAGCTGAAACTGTATTGCAGAAGAAGCTGTCAAAGTTGAGAGAAACAGATCTAAATAATTTGAATTTCAAGCAAAGTCAGAGGAAGAGACTGGATAAATCTGTTTTTGTCACACGAAAACAAAATTTTGTGGGAGGTGGGACAAAGAGCATACTGAAAGCATTGGCTGCATACTTAAGATATTTGGAGGGAACAGCTCAAGATGATTGGCAAGA ggtacATGAGAAGTTACGTGATGCAGAAAGTAGGGATGGGGCTTCTTTTTTCACGCTTTTTGGTCCTGCACTTTGTCTTGGGATTATATCCAGAAGGAGAGTGCATTATGAAGCAATAAGATATGAGAAGGAAAGAAATGCTGGATTTCTGTCACCCTTTGGATATTCAACAATCACTGTTGCTGCAGCTGCTGATGCTGTGTGCTCAATGGAG TGGTATTGGCTTATGGCTCTAAAAGGTCAAATAAATGTTGGAGGAACATATCCTATTCGAATATGGCGATGGAATGGCTATCTAATACAG TATACAATTGTTGGTCATGAAGGTCCTGCTGTTCTCCTTGTTCATGGTTTTGGTGCATTTTTGGAGCATTACCGTGATAACATAAACGTTATATCTCAAGGTGGAAACCGAGTTTGGGCAATCACAATTTTGGGATTTGGCAAATCAGAAAAGCCAAATGTTGTATACACTGAACTTCTGTGGGCTGAATTGCTTAGAGATTTTATAATTGAAGTTGTGGGTGAACCAGTGCATCTTGTTGGGAACTCCATCGGTG GCTATTTTGCATCCATTGTTGCATGTTGTTGGCCTGCTTTGGTCAAGTCAGCTGTCCTTATCAACAGTGCTGGGGATGTTATTCCAGGATATGGTTATCTACAATTCACCAAA GAGAGACAAACATCAGTGATTGCACGGCTGGGTGCTCAGCTCCTTTTGCTTTACTTGAGGTGGAACATGAGAACAATAATGAAGGATTACTACCCAACA AAAACAGAAAGAGTTGATGATTGGCTTATTAATGAAATGCTAAGAGCT TCCTTCGATCCTGGTGTACCGGTGGTCCTGGAAAGTATTTTCAGTTTGAATCTTTCACTTGCGCTTAATTATCTTTTGGAAGGTTTCAAGGAAAAGGTTCTAATCATACAG GGAATGAGAGATCCTCTTTCCGACTCCAAGTCCAAAGTTTCCCTGCTCAAAGAGCATTGTTGTGGAGTCGCAATTAGGGAACTGGATGTTG gccaCTGCCCCCAGGATGAAAAGCCAGAAGAAGTGAATCCAATCATTTGCCATTGGGTACTGGTAGCAGAAAGCGAAAGTCTGGCGGGGAGCTTTTCATAG
- the LOC110648092 gene encoding mitochondrial intermediate peptidase, mitochondrial isoform X1: protein MSTLIRRAAAKLRPKYVSKLCSLDLHKTRQFSTWAVPRLDGATTTGLYGFDHLKTPKGFQRFVDEAIERSGELVNRISMMPSSAEIIQAMDEISDTVCSVVDSAELCRHTHPDREFVEEANKASMRINEYLHYLNTNHTLYAAVKRAEQDDHLLTKESHRAAHNLRIDFEKGGIHLSSEKLDRVNQLNMDIFQLSRQFGENISIDPGNVDIFPASRIPKQIHHLLTPIHRFTSGTSGGSLGSWSNMKEKGFRIITEPRNLVSVLHWVADDEVRKMAYIQGNSVPRANLKVLDELIAARHELAQIMGYRSYAEFVVKQNLASSPEVVMSFLCEMSEMIRPKADQEFETIRNFKREKCGQRCIDLEPWDETYYTGMMKSSAHNLDSSIVASYFPLRQCIEGLKVLVKSLFGATFHNVPMAPGESWHPEVLKLSLRHPEEGDLGYLYLDLYSRKGKYPGCANFAIKGGRRISETEYQLPVVALVCNFSGSNSSNVRLNHWEVETLFHEFGHALHSLLSRTDFQHFSGTRVVLDFAEMPSNLFEYYAWDYRVLRTFAKHHSTGEIIPEKLVTSMLGARDMFAATELQRQVFYALVDQTLFGEQQALSRDTSSIVADLKRQYTSWKHVEGTHWQIRFSHLVNYGAGYYSYLYARCFAATIWKKLCQKDPLSLSTGTSLRTKLLQHGGAKEPSEMLNDLVGEGIVRYCNEGIVPDMTGFMDELRLVEDQQATKR from the exons ATGTCCACCCTAATCCGCAGAGCTGCTGCGAAACTCCGTCCCAAATATGTTTCTAAACTATGCAGTTTGGATCTTCACAAGACCCGACAGTTTAGCACCTGGGCAGTACCTCGATTAGATGGAGCCACCACCACCGGTCTCTACGGATTCGACCACTTAAAAACTCCAAAAGGCTTTCAACGGTTCGTCGACGAAGCCATCGAGAG GTCTGGGGAATTGGTCAATCGTATTTCTATGATGCCTTCATCAGCTGAAATTATCCAAGCCATGGATGAGATTTCAGACACA GTCTGCTCTGTTGTTGATTCTGCAGAACTTTGTAGACATACTCATCCAGACAG GGAATTTGTTGAGGAGGCTAACAAGGCATCTATGAGGATCAATGAATATCTACAT TATCTTAATACAAATCATACTTTATATGCGGCCGTGAAAAGAGCAGAGCAAGATGATCATTTGCTTACAAAGGAGTCTCATAGGGCTGCCCACAACCTACGCATTGATTTTGAAAAGGGCGGAATTCATCTATCTTCTG AGAAATTAGATAGAGTGAATCAGTTAAACATGGACATTTTTCAACTCTCTAGGCA GTTTGGTGAAAATATAAGTATTGATCCGGGTAATGTGGATATATTTCCAGCATCCCGGATACCAAAACAGATACACCATCTTCTTACTCCCATTCATCGCTTCACATCTGGAACTTCGGGAGGATCATTAGGGTCATGGAGTAACATGAAAGAAAAAGGATTTCGGATAATAACAGAGCCCCGGAATCTAGTTTCAGTTCTGCATTGGGTAGCAGATGATGAG GTTAGGAAGATGGCATATATTCAAGGGAACTCTGTTCCACGTGCAAACCTCAAAGTTCTTGATGAGCTTATTGCCGCTCGCCATGAGCTTGCACAG ATAATGGGGTATAGATCTTATGCTGAATTTGTGGTGAAACAAAACTTGGCTTCATCACCCGAAGTTGTGATGTCCTTTCTCTGTGAGATGAGTGAGATGATCAGGCCAAAAGCCGATCAG GAGTTTGAGACAATAAGAAATTTTAAGAGAGAAAAATGTGGTCAAAGATGTATTGATTTAGAGCCATGGGATGAGACCTACTATACTGGGATGATGAAGTCTTCTGCTCATAATTTAGACTCTTCA ATAGTAGCATCATATTTTCCTTTGCGACAGTGTATTGAAGGTTTGAAAGTACTAGTGAAGTCATTATTTGGTGCAACATTTCATAATGTCCCTATGGCACCAGGTGAATCATGGCACCCAGAGGTTCTTAAACTGTCTCTTCGTCATCCTGAAGAG GGTGATTTGGGATATCTATACCTTGATTTGTACTCCAGGAAGGGCAAGTATCCAGGTTGTGCTAACTTTGCAATTAAAGGAGGACGGCGCATTTCTGAAACAGAATATCAGCTTCCT GTTGTGGCCCTTGTTTGCAATTTTTCAGGATCAAATAGTTCAAATGTGAGGCTTAATCACTGGGAAGTGGAAACTCTATTTCATGAGTTTGGACATGCTCTTCATTCCTTGCTCTCAAGAACG GATTTTCAACATTTTTCAGGTACTAGGGTGGTTCTTGACTTTGCTGAAATGCCTTCAAACCTGTTTGA GTACTATGCCTGGGATTACCGAGTCTTGAGAACATTTGCCAAGCACCACTCAACTGGTGAAATAATACCTGAGAAGTTGGTGACGTCCATGCTAGGTGCTAGAGATATGTTTGCAGCAACTGAATTGCAACGCCAG GTTTTCTATGCTTTGGTCGACCAAACTCTTTTTGGAGAACAGCAAGCCTTGTCCAGGGATACAAGTTCTATTGTTGCAGATCTTAAAAGGCAGTATACCAGTTGGAAGCATGTGGAGGGTACACACTGGCAGATCAGATTCAGTCATCTTGTAAATTATGGTGCAG GCTACTATAGCTACTTGTATGCTAGATGTTTTGCTGCAACCATATGGAAGAAGTTATGCCAGAAAGATCCACTTTCATTAAGCACAGGAACTTCTCTTAGAACAAAGTTATTGCAGCATGGTGGAGCCAAAGAACCCAGTGAAATGTTGAatgatctagtaggggaagggaTTGTTAGATATTGCAATGAAGGAATCGTTCCTGATATGACGGGCTTTATGGATGAGTTAAGACTGGTGGAAGATCAGCAAGCAACCAAAAGATAG
- the LOC110648092 gene encoding mitochondrial intermediate peptidase, mitochondrial isoform X3, whose product MRINEYLHYLNTNHTLYAAVKRAEQDDHLLTKESHRAAHNLRIDFEKGGIHLSSEKLDRVNQLNMDIFQLSRQFGENISIDPGNVDIFPASRIPKQIHHLLTPIHRFTSGTSGGSLGSWSNMKEKGFRIITEPRNLVSVLHWVADDEVRKMAYIQGNSVPRANLKVLDELIAARHELAQIMGYRSYAEFVVKQNLASSPEVVMSFLCEMSEMIRPKADQEFETIRNFKREKCGQRCIDLEPWDETYYTGMMKSSAHNLDSSIVASYFPLRQCIEGLKVLVKSLFGATFHNVPMAPGESWHPEVLKLSLRHPEEGDLGYLYLDLYSRKGKYPGCANFAIKGGRRISETEYQLPVVALVCNFSGSNSSNVRLNHWEVETLFHEFGHALHSLLSRTDFQHFSGTRVVLDFAEMPSNLFEYYAWDYRVLRTFAKHHSTGEIIPEKLVTSMLGARDMFAATELQRQVFYALVDQTLFGEQQALSRDTSSIVADLKRQYTSWKHVEGTHWQIRFSHLVNYGAGYYSYLYARCFAATIWKKLCQKDPLSLSTGTSLRTKLLQHGGAKEPSEMLNDLVGEGIVRYCNEGIVPDMTGFMDELRLVEDQQATKR is encoded by the exons ATGAGGATCAATGAATATCTACAT TATCTTAATACAAATCATACTTTATATGCGGCCGTGAAAAGAGCAGAGCAAGATGATCATTTGCTTACAAAGGAGTCTCATAGGGCTGCCCACAACCTACGCATTGATTTTGAAAAGGGCGGAATTCATCTATCTTCTG AGAAATTAGATAGAGTGAATCAGTTAAACATGGACATTTTTCAACTCTCTAGGCA GTTTGGTGAAAATATAAGTATTGATCCGGGTAATGTGGATATATTTCCAGCATCCCGGATACCAAAACAGATACACCATCTTCTTACTCCCATTCATCGCTTCACATCTGGAACTTCGGGAGGATCATTAGGGTCATGGAGTAACATGAAAGAAAAAGGATTTCGGATAATAACAGAGCCCCGGAATCTAGTTTCAGTTCTGCATTGGGTAGCAGATGATGAG GTTAGGAAGATGGCATATATTCAAGGGAACTCTGTTCCACGTGCAAACCTCAAAGTTCTTGATGAGCTTATTGCCGCTCGCCATGAGCTTGCACAG ATAATGGGGTATAGATCTTATGCTGAATTTGTGGTGAAACAAAACTTGGCTTCATCACCCGAAGTTGTGATGTCCTTTCTCTGTGAGATGAGTGAGATGATCAGGCCAAAAGCCGATCAG GAGTTTGAGACAATAAGAAATTTTAAGAGAGAAAAATGTGGTCAAAGATGTATTGATTTAGAGCCATGGGATGAGACCTACTATACTGGGATGATGAAGTCTTCTGCTCATAATTTAGACTCTTCA ATAGTAGCATCATATTTTCCTTTGCGACAGTGTATTGAAGGTTTGAAAGTACTAGTGAAGTCATTATTTGGTGCAACATTTCATAATGTCCCTATGGCACCAGGTGAATCATGGCACCCAGAGGTTCTTAAACTGTCTCTTCGTCATCCTGAAGAG GGTGATTTGGGATATCTATACCTTGATTTGTACTCCAGGAAGGGCAAGTATCCAGGTTGTGCTAACTTTGCAATTAAAGGAGGACGGCGCATTTCTGAAACAGAATATCAGCTTCCT GTTGTGGCCCTTGTTTGCAATTTTTCAGGATCAAATAGTTCAAATGTGAGGCTTAATCACTGGGAAGTGGAAACTCTATTTCATGAGTTTGGACATGCTCTTCATTCCTTGCTCTCAAGAACG GATTTTCAACATTTTTCAGGTACTAGGGTGGTTCTTGACTTTGCTGAAATGCCTTCAAACCTGTTTGA GTACTATGCCTGGGATTACCGAGTCTTGAGAACATTTGCCAAGCACCACTCAACTGGTGAAATAATACCTGAGAAGTTGGTGACGTCCATGCTAGGTGCTAGAGATATGTTTGCAGCAACTGAATTGCAACGCCAG GTTTTCTATGCTTTGGTCGACCAAACTCTTTTTGGAGAACAGCAAGCCTTGTCCAGGGATACAAGTTCTATTGTTGCAGATCTTAAAAGGCAGTATACCAGTTGGAAGCATGTGGAGGGTACACACTGGCAGATCAGATTCAGTCATCTTGTAAATTATGGTGCAG GCTACTATAGCTACTTGTATGCTAGATGTTTTGCTGCAACCATATGGAAGAAGTTATGCCAGAAAGATCCACTTTCATTAAGCACAGGAACTTCTCTTAGAACAAAGTTATTGCAGCATGGTGGAGCCAAAGAACCCAGTGAAATGTTGAatgatctagtaggggaagggaTTGTTAGATATTGCAATGAAGGAATCGTTCCTGATATGACGGGCTTTATGGATGAGTTAAGACTGGTGGAAGATCAGCAAGCAACCAAAAGATAG
- the LOC110648092 gene encoding mitochondrial intermediate peptidase, mitochondrial isoform X2, with product MMPSSAEIIQAMDEISDTVCSVVDSAELCRHTHPDREFVEEANKASMRINEYLHYLNTNHTLYAAVKRAEQDDHLLTKESHRAAHNLRIDFEKGGIHLSSEKLDRVNQLNMDIFQLSRQFGENISIDPGNVDIFPASRIPKQIHHLLTPIHRFTSGTSGGSLGSWSNMKEKGFRIITEPRNLVSVLHWVADDEVRKMAYIQGNSVPRANLKVLDELIAARHELAQIMGYRSYAEFVVKQNLASSPEVVMSFLCEMSEMIRPKADQEFETIRNFKREKCGQRCIDLEPWDETYYTGMMKSSAHNLDSSIVASYFPLRQCIEGLKVLVKSLFGATFHNVPMAPGESWHPEVLKLSLRHPEEGDLGYLYLDLYSRKGKYPGCANFAIKGGRRISETEYQLPVVALVCNFSGSNSSNVRLNHWEVETLFHEFGHALHSLLSRTDFQHFSGTRVVLDFAEMPSNLFEYYAWDYRVLRTFAKHHSTGEIIPEKLVTSMLGARDMFAATELQRQVFYALVDQTLFGEQQALSRDTSSIVADLKRQYTSWKHVEGTHWQIRFSHLVNYGAGYYSYLYARCFAATIWKKLCQKDPLSLSTGTSLRTKLLQHGGAKEPSEMLNDLVGEGIVRYCNEGIVPDMTGFMDELRLVEDQQATKR from the exons ATGATGCCTTCATCAGCTGAAATTATCCAAGCCATGGATGAGATTTCAGACACA GTCTGCTCTGTTGTTGATTCTGCAGAACTTTGTAGACATACTCATCCAGACAG GGAATTTGTTGAGGAGGCTAACAAGGCATCTATGAGGATCAATGAATATCTACAT TATCTTAATACAAATCATACTTTATATGCGGCCGTGAAAAGAGCAGAGCAAGATGATCATTTGCTTACAAAGGAGTCTCATAGGGCTGCCCACAACCTACGCATTGATTTTGAAAAGGGCGGAATTCATCTATCTTCTG AGAAATTAGATAGAGTGAATCAGTTAAACATGGACATTTTTCAACTCTCTAGGCA GTTTGGTGAAAATATAAGTATTGATCCGGGTAATGTGGATATATTTCCAGCATCCCGGATACCAAAACAGATACACCATCTTCTTACTCCCATTCATCGCTTCACATCTGGAACTTCGGGAGGATCATTAGGGTCATGGAGTAACATGAAAGAAAAAGGATTTCGGATAATAACAGAGCCCCGGAATCTAGTTTCAGTTCTGCATTGGGTAGCAGATGATGAG GTTAGGAAGATGGCATATATTCAAGGGAACTCTGTTCCACGTGCAAACCTCAAAGTTCTTGATGAGCTTATTGCCGCTCGCCATGAGCTTGCACAG ATAATGGGGTATAGATCTTATGCTGAATTTGTGGTGAAACAAAACTTGGCTTCATCACCCGAAGTTGTGATGTCCTTTCTCTGTGAGATGAGTGAGATGATCAGGCCAAAAGCCGATCAG GAGTTTGAGACAATAAGAAATTTTAAGAGAGAAAAATGTGGTCAAAGATGTATTGATTTAGAGCCATGGGATGAGACCTACTATACTGGGATGATGAAGTCTTCTGCTCATAATTTAGACTCTTCA ATAGTAGCATCATATTTTCCTTTGCGACAGTGTATTGAAGGTTTGAAAGTACTAGTGAAGTCATTATTTGGTGCAACATTTCATAATGTCCCTATGGCACCAGGTGAATCATGGCACCCAGAGGTTCTTAAACTGTCTCTTCGTCATCCTGAAGAG GGTGATTTGGGATATCTATACCTTGATTTGTACTCCAGGAAGGGCAAGTATCCAGGTTGTGCTAACTTTGCAATTAAAGGAGGACGGCGCATTTCTGAAACAGAATATCAGCTTCCT GTTGTGGCCCTTGTTTGCAATTTTTCAGGATCAAATAGTTCAAATGTGAGGCTTAATCACTGGGAAGTGGAAACTCTATTTCATGAGTTTGGACATGCTCTTCATTCCTTGCTCTCAAGAACG GATTTTCAACATTTTTCAGGTACTAGGGTGGTTCTTGACTTTGCTGAAATGCCTTCAAACCTGTTTGA GTACTATGCCTGGGATTACCGAGTCTTGAGAACATTTGCCAAGCACCACTCAACTGGTGAAATAATACCTGAGAAGTTGGTGACGTCCATGCTAGGTGCTAGAGATATGTTTGCAGCAACTGAATTGCAACGCCAG GTTTTCTATGCTTTGGTCGACCAAACTCTTTTTGGAGAACAGCAAGCCTTGTCCAGGGATACAAGTTCTATTGTTGCAGATCTTAAAAGGCAGTATACCAGTTGGAAGCATGTGGAGGGTACACACTGGCAGATCAGATTCAGTCATCTTGTAAATTATGGTGCAG GCTACTATAGCTACTTGTATGCTAGATGTTTTGCTGCAACCATATGGAAGAAGTTATGCCAGAAAGATCCACTTTCATTAAGCACAGGAACTTCTCTTAGAACAAAGTTATTGCAGCATGGTGGAGCCAAAGAACCCAGTGAAATGTTGAatgatctagtaggggaagggaTTGTTAGATATTGCAATGAAGGAATCGTTCCTGATATGACGGGCTTTATGGATGAGTTAAGACTGGTGGAAGATCAGCAAGCAACCAAAAGATAG